In a genomic window of Sutcliffiella sp. FSL R7-0096:
- a CDS encoding NAD(P)/FAD-dependent oxidoreductase, translated as MYDCIIIGGGIAGLQAAIQLGRYQHNVLVLDDGKGRSSICHCYHNLLGWPDGVSGEKLRSLGKMQAEKLGVQFEDQRVEAVRKAEGLFCATTTTSQQFLGKRLLLATGIKDNIPHFPGLIPCLGISVFVCPDCDGYEILDKQSLVIGSGNAGATMALTLTYWTNALTFINHGKGEIDADLMEKLVERSITILSEEINEIHTERDCFKGVTLANGERIDFSYAFLALGGNKPNTELALQLGMELEDNKHILVDPRTKKTPVENVWAAGDITVHSEQAAIAMGDGIQAAIWIHKSLLEN; from the coding sequence ATGTATGACTGTATCATTATCGGGGGAGGGATTGCCGGACTGCAGGCAGCCATCCAACTAGGAAGGTATCAACATAACGTGCTTGTATTGGATGATGGAAAAGGGCGGTCGAGTATCTGTCATTGTTATCACAACCTCTTGGGATGGCCGGATGGGGTGAGTGGGGAGAAGCTTAGGAGTCTAGGTAAAATGCAAGCGGAGAAGTTGGGTGTTCAATTTGAGGACCAACGCGTGGAGGCCGTTCGAAAGGCGGAAGGGCTTTTCTGCGCAACCACCACCACGTCCCAGCAATTCCTGGGAAAAAGACTTTTACTCGCAACAGGTATCAAAGACAATATCCCACACTTTCCAGGACTTATACCGTGCCTTGGTATAAGTGTATTCGTCTGTCCGGACTGCGATGGATATGAAATTCTTGATAAGCAATCCCTTGTGATTGGTTCAGGTAATGCAGGTGCCACTATGGCGCTGACCCTGACATACTGGACAAATGCGCTTACCTTTATTAATCACGGAAAAGGGGAGATTGATGCGGACTTAATGGAAAAGTTAGTCGAACGAAGCATCACGATCCTTTCAGAAGAAATCAATGAAATACATACGGAACGCGATTGTTTCAAGGGAGTAACGCTTGCTAACGGAGAACGGATCGATTTCTCTTATGCCTTTTTAGCTTTAGGAGGAAACAAGCCAAACACAGAACTTGCCTTGCAGCTGGGAATGGAGTTGGAAGACAATAAACATATCCTTGTAGATCCTCGTACAAAAAAGACCCCTGTGGAGAATGTTTGGGCGGCCGGTGATATTACCGTTCACTCCGAACAAGCAGCAATTGCGATGGGGGACGGCATACAGGCGGCAATCTGGATTCATAAAAGCTTGCTGGAAAATTGA
- a CDS encoding general stress protein: MKPTYKEFQNDEQVVGAVQELKTRGVHEDDIFVITHDDDRTKRVADNADANTVGAGQVGLDTYVKNIFRSKGDELRAQFQELGFTAPEAEVLEEKLDHGKVILVVKDTTASTTF; encoded by the coding sequence ATGAAACCCACTTATAAAGAGTTTCAAAATGACGAACAAGTAGTAGGAGCAGTACAAGAGCTAAAAACTAGAGGTGTCCACGAGGATGATATCTTTGTCATCACTCATGATGATGACCGTACAAAACGTGTAGCTGACAACGCTGATGCTAATACTGTTGGCGCCGGTCAAGTTGGTTTGGATACTTACGTGAAAAATATTTTCCGCAGTAAAGGCGATGAGCTGCGCGCTCAGTTCCAAGAGCTAGGATTTACAGCTCCAGAAGCGGAAGTATTAGAAGAAAAACTGGATCACGGCAAAGTGATCTTAGTTGTAAAAGATACAACAGCTAGCACAACGTTTTAA
- a CDS encoding ATP-dependent Clp protease proteolytic subunit, whose amino-acid sequence MRSQYIKSLESLRDSSIIVMVSGMYEDVLEPLARHLEAIEEPQRLSLFLRTGGGDTTTSFNIVNMIKQYFEEFEIIIPTVAHSAGTLLSLGASRLLMTRQASLSPFDPSVRNERINNGMNISWRDMNYFMSSASGHLSMSTTGLPTQPLHALIDSQVHPLLIGHAERTVSQIRTYAPLLIGSNSNRPPEEIIQHFLESNTHHNYRFYRDEVERIGLPVVHPTKAEEKLILSIFDDISKELDLNNTDNKRGKVKALIESTQYGKTVCINTKDYEGWIDDKERFVKAKKSS is encoded by the coding sequence ATGAGATCACAATATATCAAATCGTTGGAAAGCTTGAGGGATTCCAGTATTATTGTCATGGTAAGCGGTATGTATGAAGATGTTCTGGAACCATTGGCGAGACACTTGGAGGCCATAGAAGAACCTCAGCGGTTATCCCTTTTCCTAAGAACTGGCGGTGGCGATACAACCACGTCTTTTAATATAGTAAATATGATCAAGCAGTACTTTGAAGAGTTTGAGATTATCATCCCTACTGTTGCCCATAGTGCAGGGACATTGCTGAGCCTTGGGGCGAGCAGGCTCCTTATGACGAGGCAGGCAAGCTTAAGCCCTTTTGATCCTTCTGTACGCAATGAGCGGATTAATAATGGAATGAATATCAGCTGGCGGGATATGAACTATTTTATGTCCAGCGCGAGCGGTCATTTGAGCATGAGTACGACCGGCCTTCCAACACAGCCGTTGCATGCGCTTATAGATAGCCAGGTCCACCCCTTGCTGATCGGCCATGCCGAAAGAACCGTCTCCCAGATAAGGACCTATGCGCCTCTTCTAATCGGCAGTAACAGCAACCGTCCGCCTGAAGAGATCATCCAGCACTTCTTGGAATCCAATACCCATCATAATTACCGGTTCTATCGGGATGAGGTGGAACGAATCGGCCTACCCGTTGTCCACCCCACAAAGGCAGAAGAGAAGCTGATCCTTTCCATTTTTGATGACATATCCAAAGAGCTCGATTTGAATAACACGGATAATAAGCGCGGAAAAGTGAAGGCTCTGATCGAATCGACTCAATACGGTAAAACTGTCTGCATAAATACCAAGGACTATGAAGGCTGGATCGATGACAAAGAGCGGTTTGTGAAGGCTAAGAAGTCATCATGA
- a CDS encoding M20/M25/M40 family metallo-hydrolase: protein MKKVMLVTTLIWMVAVSAVSAANGASLVHKTGSLSYKHTQYLSETIGARVAASDEEAQAREYIKVQFEKMGYETNVQEFSYVRRGTSYDSANVVAFKPGKSQKVLVVGAHYDSVAAGKGSDDNASGVAVMLEAAEVLKKIPTPYSIVFVAFGAEEVGLQGSNYFVSQMSAKDIQNTVGMINLDSLAVGDYMYVHGSPGEEGFLRDQALAIAEKKKLDLRINEGLNPDYPAGTTGDWSDHAPFDKAGIPFAYFESTNWEIGDMDGYEQTEEYGGIWHTNNDTLEFIQLAYPGRLEERLSTFSTVLIDLLKFTDKTSTSK from the coding sequence ATGAAGAAGGTAATGTTAGTAACAACATTAATATGGATGGTGGCAGTATCAGCGGTTTCCGCGGCCAATGGAGCTTCTTTGGTACATAAGACAGGATCACTTTCCTACAAGCACACACAATACCTGTCTGAAACTATCGGAGCACGTGTAGCTGCTTCAGATGAAGAAGCCCAGGCAAGGGAGTATATAAAAGTTCAATTTGAAAAGATGGGATATGAAACGAATGTCCAGGAATTTTCTTATGTACGCAGAGGAACCTCGTACGATTCTGCCAATGTGGTTGCATTTAAACCAGGTAAAAGCCAGAAAGTATTAGTGGTTGGAGCTCACTACGATTCTGTGGCAGCAGGGAAGGGTTCGGATGATAATGCTTCTGGCGTCGCGGTGATGCTTGAAGCGGCTGAAGTCCTGAAAAAAATACCAACGCCATACAGTATCGTGTTTGTGGCATTTGGAGCGGAGGAAGTAGGACTGCAAGGGTCGAACTATTTTGTCAGTCAAATGAGTGCGAAAGATATTCAAAATACTGTCGGAATGATTAATTTAGACAGCTTGGCAGTAGGGGATTATATGTATGTTCATGGTAGTCCTGGAGAGGAAGGTTTCCTGCGTGATCAAGCCCTTGCGATTGCTGAAAAGAAAAAATTGGACCTTCGCATCAACGAAGGATTAAATCCTGATTACCCTGCTGGTACAACCGGTGATTGGAGTGACCATGCTCCTTTCGATAAAGCGGGAATCCCATTTGCTTATTTCGAATCAACAAATTGGGAGATCGGGGATATGGATGGATATGAGCAGACCGAAGAGTATGGCGGGATATGGCATACCAATAATGACACCTTAGAATTCATCCAACTGGCCTATCCTGGCAGATTGGAAGAGAGATTATCTACTTTTTCTACTGTCTTGATTGATTTGCTGAAATTCACCGATAAGACTAGTACATCTAAATAA
- a CDS encoding class I SAM-dependent rRNA methyltransferase, which translates to MRQQLTLKVKNIFAKQYKSGYPLITKQSLINWNELKEEGTLVKLVDEQNNFLGKGYYGNQNKGYGWIVSKDSNEEMDMPFFKRALQKAVSKRSALMNSGDTTAFRLFNGEGDGIGGFTIEYFDGYLVINWYSKGIYSFSKDILEAIEGVMEYKGIYEKKRFNSDGQYVEGDDFVRGERAPSPLIIKENGVNFAVHLNDGAMVGVFLDQREVRKTIRDKYAKGKTVLNTFSYTGAFSVYAALGGAIKTTSVDLAKRSLPKTTEQFNVNNIDEKTQSILVEEVFHYFKYAKKKNLKFDVVIMDPPSFARSKKVTFRAEKDYTSLVSDAIAITEKNGLIVASTNAATFGMDKFKGFIDQAFKENKVKYKIVEEFSLPSDFATIKEFKEGNYLKVLFIKRIG; encoded by the coding sequence ATGCGACAGCAACTGACACTTAAAGTGAAAAATATATTCGCCAAACAATATAAAAGTGGGTATCCGCTTATCACCAAGCAATCCCTCATTAACTGGAATGAGTTAAAAGAAGAGGGCACACTCGTGAAACTGGTAGATGAGCAAAATAACTTTCTCGGCAAAGGATACTATGGTAACCAAAACAAAGGGTACGGATGGATTGTCAGTAAAGATTCGAACGAAGAAATGGACATGCCTTTCTTCAAACGTGCGCTCCAAAAAGCTGTAAGCAAACGTTCAGCACTTATGAATTCAGGAGACACGACTGCATTTCGCCTTTTTAACGGAGAAGGCGACGGAATCGGTGGTTTTACCATCGAGTACTTTGACGGGTACCTGGTCATCAACTGGTACAGCAAAGGGATCTATTCCTTCAGTAAGGACATTCTTGAAGCCATTGAAGGAGTCATGGAGTATAAAGGAATTTACGAAAAGAAACGATTCAATTCGGACGGTCAATATGTGGAGGGCGATGATTTTGTAAGGGGAGAACGAGCACCATCACCCCTTATCATCAAAGAAAACGGCGTTAATTTTGCCGTGCATTTAAACGATGGCGCGATGGTCGGGGTATTCCTTGATCAACGGGAAGTAAGAAAAACCATCCGGGATAAATACGCCAAAGGGAAAACGGTCTTAAATACCTTCTCCTATACAGGGGCATTCTCTGTCTATGCAGCATTGGGTGGCGCGATTAAAACAACGAGCGTAGACCTGGCAAAACGTAGCCTTCCAAAAACGACCGAGCAATTCAACGTAAACAACATAGATGAAAAAACGCAATCCATTCTAGTGGAAGAAGTGTTCCACTACTTCAAATATGCGAAAAAGAAAAACCTGAAATTTGACGTAGTCATCATGGACCCTCCAAGCTTTGCGCGCTCGAAAAAGGTGACATTCCGGGCGGAAAAGGACTACACAAGCCTAGTATCTGATGCCATTGCCATCACCGAAAAGAATGGCCTGATAGTCGCTTCCACCAACGCAGCCACTTTCGGCATGGATAAGTTCAAAGGTTTCATCGACCAGGCTTTTAAAGAAAACAAAGTAAAATATAAAATTGTAGAGGAGTTTTCCTTGCCAAGCGACTTCGCGACAATTAAGGAGTTTAAAGAAGGGAACTACTTGAAAGTACTTTTTATAAAGAGAATAGGCTGA
- a CDS encoding DUF3231 family protein, with protein sequence MDNTKAVKLTAGELAHCWEQLMNYSMSNVVLEYFTLTSELEEVKTLCSEAGSISKSAVQFFESVLRSENYPIPKGFNIKDDLNPNAPKMYTDVFILFYLNNMSKIGMSLTSIALSDSVREDIRNFFHEQLKNVSSLFEGTTTILLEKGVFVRPPSITSTHETNPIADKGFLGNFFNDNRELTAREANELHKNVFMNNIGKNLLIGFIQSTSNQQLMSLLQHGKELSLNIIDKLGDILVQNDLPISMTWDTNVLDGKTSPFSDKLISYLLDQLNRDGIASYGYSAAVSIRKDLKTTYAKIIADVYQYEENIKTFMIKNEWMEKPPVALNRDKLAQD encoded by the coding sequence ATGGATAATACAAAGGCTGTAAAGTTAACTGCGGGTGAGCTAGCACACTGTTGGGAACAGTTAATGAATTATAGTATGTCAAATGTTGTTTTGGAGTATTTTACCTTAACATCAGAACTAGAAGAAGTTAAAACTCTTTGTAGTGAGGCGGGTTCTATTTCTAAATCTGCTGTACAATTTTTTGAATCTGTTCTACGAAGTGAAAACTATCCAATCCCTAAAGGCTTTAACATTAAAGATGATTTAAACCCAAATGCCCCTAAGATGTATACGGATGTTTTTATACTATTTTATTTAAATAATATGTCTAAAATTGGAATGTCCTTAACAAGTATTGCGCTATCCGATTCAGTAAGGGAGGATATCCGCAATTTTTTCCACGAACAATTAAAAAACGTTTCAAGTTTATTTGAAGGTACAACAACTATTCTATTGGAAAAGGGAGTATTTGTAAGACCTCCTTCAATTACTTCCACTCATGAAACAAACCCAATTGCAGATAAAGGATTTTTGGGGAACTTCTTTAATGATAATAGAGAATTAACGGCAAGAGAAGCAAATGAGCTACACAAAAATGTTTTTATGAATAATATTGGTAAAAACTTATTAATTGGATTTATACAATCTACATCTAATCAGCAATTAATGAGTTTATTGCAACATGGAAAAGAATTATCTTTAAATATTATAGACAAATTAGGTGATATTTTAGTTCAAAATGATTTGCCTATTTCAATGACTTGGGATACGAATGTTTTGGATGGTAAAACATCTCCTTTTTCAGATAAATTAATATCTTATCTATTAGACCAACTTAATCGTGATGGAATCGCCAGTTATGGATATAGTGCAGCAGTAAGTATCCGAAAAGATTTAAAAACTACATATGCAAAGATAATTGCAGATGTATATCAATATGAAGAAAATATAAAAACCTTTATGATAAAAAATGAGTGGATGGAAAAACCTCCTGTTGCACTAAATAGGGATAAGCTTGCTCAAGACTAA